Within Anaerolineae bacterium, the genomic segment CAATGTGGGAACAGGCGATGAGGCCATTGTCTGGATAGTATCCCCCGGAAACGGGGTTGATTTTGATGGCCTGCTCGCCGGGGTCAACAATATGCACGTTGTAAATAAGGGTGTTCAGGGTATGGCTGCCGGCGCCGGACATCACGTGGATGGGATGATAAAAAGCTTCCCGCAGCGTCAAGTCGGCAATGGTTATGTTGGAAGCGGCAATTTGAATAATTTCGGTAGTATCGTAGTTGCCGTCCAGAATGACGGCCTCACGATTGCCACTTGCCGAGCGCAACGTTACGTTGGGGGTATCAAACCGCAGGTAAACGCCGTTAAGGTTGTAGGTCCCGTCGGCTACCCGGATAGTGGTGTTAGGAGCGGCCGTATTGACGGCAGTTTCCAACTGAGAAACGGTGGAAACATCAACAATGGCGCCGGTTAAGGGCAACGCTGGGCAAAGATGGCTGTCGAACGGGCCTAACAACGGGGTATTTAGGAGCAGTTGGCCTGCCCCCATTTTGGGTGCAGGCCAGGCAAATGAAGCATTTACTAAACCGGCCAGCGCAATTGGCCAAACCAGGGTAAGGATAAATCCCTTGAATTTGTGTTTCATAGATACCCCCTCCTGAATAAGGATGTTATAATCACCATTATTTTTGCATGGGCCTGACATTCCTATTATTAGAGTCCGGCAGACCCGGGCCAGGATACGAATCCGGTGAAAATTTTAATAAAAACGGCGAATATCACCCCCAAAGGGTCACACTCGCCATTTTTTACAAGGATGAATTTTTAGTTCAACAAAAGGGTTACCACGGCAACCCGACCGCCCTGGTCAAAAACGCGGTGAACGGGGCGGCGATACGGCAGCCCTCGGCAAAACGATCCATAAAATCAGGCGCGCATGCTTCTGTTTCGCTGAAAGGCCGGCCCGCCACAAAATCTTTGCGCTTCAGGTATTCAATGAGCGGATGGTCGGGGTCGTACCCCTTGGGCGGTCGCTTTAATATCTCCCCTTCCAGGCTGTATGTTGACTGAAAAGCCTCATCAGACATGATCTGCCGCCAACCGGCCGGGTCAGCCACAATGGCGTCTCGAATCTGGTTCAGGGTAGACAGGTCGGGCTGCCAGATGCCTGCGCCGGCAAAAACGTTGTCCGGCTCAAGGTGCAGATAAAAACCGGGCGCGTGCACATCCTTGCCGCTCTCGTGACGAAACTGGATGCCCGCCGCTGTTTTGTAGGGAGTTTTATCTTTAGCAAAACGAATGTCCCGGTAAATGCGAAACAACGAGCCGCCCACTCGCCGGGCGTCGGCCACATAGTATGGGCTGATTTCGGCCAAGCGCAGGCCAAAATCGGTAATGAATTGCAGCAGCGGCTCTCGCACTTGCGCCTCATAGCGGCTTTTGTTGGCTTGAAACCAGGCTCGATGATTGTTTTCCCGCAGCTCTCTAAAAAAGGTAAAGAGTTCGGGCGTAATGTAGGCGTTGCCTGTCATTTTGGTTACTCCTCTATAGAACCTTTGTTCCGGCCCAATATTAATCTACGTTTCCCCATTTGTCAAAATTTTTCCTTGACTTCCCCCGCTCAATATGCTAAAATGCCCTCAAGAGTTAAAGCGTTGATCAAGACGAGTAAGCGACCGCAGACGCGCCAGAGAGAAAAGGCCATTGGCTGAGAGCCTTTTTCGCCGAGCGCCGTTGAAAACCCCTTGAGAGCGAGTCTCTGAACGCCGTCACCCGGTTAGTATGAGGCTCCGGCTGGCCTCGTTATTGGCCGTTAATGAGGGTAAAACGTAAGGCGCATTTTACGTTTTACCAAAATTGGGTGGAACCGCGTGGAAAATCAACCCCTCGTCCCAAAATGGATGAGGGGATTTTTATTTGGAGTGAAAAATGGCGAAACGAAAAAGAAAATCGGGAGAGGGTTCAAAACTGCATCCCATCAAAGATTACCGCAACGATGAATACGTGCCTTACATCTTCAAAGCCGAAACCGGCATTTTGCAAGCCTGGGCCATAGAATCGGACATTCGAGACGGCGATGTGCGGCAGGCTTTGCGCGGGCTGATTTCATCGTTGGAAAAAACCGGGGAAATGCCCAAAATCCTGGCCCAAAAAATTGAAACTCCGCCGGAAAGTATCGAGGTGCAGGGAGACAGCCCCGAAACGATACTGAAGAGTTTTATCCTTAACAATTTAGCCCTGGCTTTTACCGAACATGGCCCGCTGGCAGCCAAAGATTTGGCCGGGGTGCTGCGGGTGATCAATGGTTCGGTAGGAACCTGGAACACCGGCATGCACCGGCAAGGATACCTTAACTACATCAAAGGATTTTTGGGAGGTATGGGCGTCGGCGCGCGCAGGCTCACGCCTGAAGAAGTCGAGGCGCTGGGTTTGGAAAAGTCAAAAGATGCCATAGAAGGAGAAGACGATGAAACTGAATGAACGGGAAAAAGATAGATTATACAAACTGCGCCACAGTTTATCACACGTAATGGCCCAGGCCGTGCTGGAGATGTTTCCCATGGGCAAAATTGCCATTGGCCCGCCCATTGAGGATGGTTTTTATTACGACTTTGACCTGCCGCGCCCCCTCACCCCGGAAGACCTGCAAAATATTGAAAAGCGCATGCGTAATATCATCAAACAAAAACACATTTTCCACCGCCGCGAGTTGAGCGCAGCAGAGGCCAAGGAATTGTTTGCCGACCAGCCTTACAAAATTGAATTGATTGAGGGCCTGGAAGCCGGCGGCGTGGACGAGTACGGCGAATCCACCAACGAACCGCCCATCATCAGCACTTACAAACACGATACCTTTGAGGATTTGTGCAAAGGCCCGCACGTTGACAACCTGGGCGTCATCAACCCCAAAGCCTTCAAATTGCTCAAAACCGCCGGGGCCTACTGGCGCGGCGACGAAAAACGCGAGCAGTTACAGCGTATTTACGGCACCGCTTGGGAGTCGCGGGAAGAACTTGAGGCTTATTTGCACCGTTTAGCAGAGGCTGAAAAACGCGACCACCGCCGCCTGGGCCAAGAACTGGACCTGTTCAGCACCGAAGCCGACATGCTGGGAGGCGGGCTGGTTTTGTGGCATCCCAAGGGAGGCTTGATGCGCCACCTGGCCGAAGAATTTTGTAAAGAAGAACACCTGGCCCACAACTACGATCTGGTCTACTCGCCCCATATTGGCAAGAGCACGCTGTGGGAAACCAGCGGCCACCTGGATTTTTACCAGGAATCTATGTACGCGCCGCTGGACATTGAGGGGCAAGAATATTATCTCAAACCAATGAACTGCCCTTTTCACATTTTAATGTACAAAGACCGCCTCCGCAGCTACCGCGACCTGCCGATGCGTATGGCCGAGTGGGGCACGGTGTATCGTTTTGAGCGCAGCGGTGTGCTGCACGGTTTGCTCCGGGTGCGCGGCTTCACCCAGGACGACGCCCATCACTTTGTTCAGCCCAACAAAATGCCGGAAGAAATTGACTTTGTTCTCAATTTCTGCCTGCACATCCTGCGCAGTTTTGGCTTTACCGATTTCCAGGCTTACCTCAGCACCCGGCCAGAAGGAGATAAAGCCGTGGGCGACCCGGCCCAATGGCGCGACGCCGAACAAGCCCTGGAAGACGCCCTCAAACGGGTGGGCATTCCCTACGATATTGACCCCGGCGGCGGCGCTTTCTACGGGCCAAAAATTGATCTAAAAATCAAAGACGCCCTGGGCCGCGAGTGGCAGCTCAGCACCATTCAATTTGACTTCAACCTGCCGGAGCGTTTTGACATGACCTACATTGGCGAAGACGGCCAAGCGCATCGGCCCTATATGGTCCACCGGGCTTTGCTGGGTTCTATGGAGCGATTTTTTGGGGTGTTGATTGAACATTACGGCGGCGCGTTCCCGGTCTGGCTGTCGCCCGTGCAAGCCGTGCTGATTCCCATTGCCGACCGGCACGTGACCTACTGCGATGAAGTGACCCGGCGTTTAAAAACCGCCGGCCTGCGCGTGGATGTGGATGCAGGCAGCGAGCGGATGGGCAACAAAATCCGCCTGGCGCAGCGGCAAAAAATCCCCTACATGCTGGTGGTTGGTGATAAAGAGCAGGAGGCCAAACAGGTATCGGTCCGTTTGCGCAGCGGCGAAGATTTAGGCCCCCAGGATATTGCCGCGTTTGAAAGGATGGCCCTGGAAGCGGTTAAAAATAAAACGTAACCTACCCCAGACTTCAGCCAAAAGAGGGTTATATGAGCAGCCAAAAAAACAACCAAAACCTCCAACTCTACAAAATCCGCCATAGCCTGGCCCACGTAATGGCCCAGGCCGCGTCGGAGCGCTTTAACCTGAATTTTATCAATTCCGAAGGCCAGGAGGAAACGCCGTTATGCATCCATCGCGCTCCATTGAACACGCACGAACGGATGATTGGCTTTTTGATTGAACACTACGCCGGTAAATTCCCGGTCTGGCTTTGCCCGGAACAGGTGCAGATTGTGCCCATCACCGAGGTCCACAATGAATATGCGCTGCAACTCAAAAAATGTCTGCAAGATGCCAAAATTCGAGCCCAAGCCGATTTGGGCGCCGAGCGGATGAACGCCAAAATTCGCCAGGCCCAGTTAATGCAAGTGCCCTACATGTTGATCGTCGGCGACCGGGAGATGGAAAACGAGACAGTCTCCCTGCGCCGGCGAGATAATACCCGGCAGAATGACCTGCCGGTGGCAGAATTTATCACTACCACGCAAAACTGCATCACTACGCGTTCCGGCGAGTTGTAGCGCGGTTGTGGCAGACTAAGGTTCAAAAAGCCCCCCTCTGCGCAAACGGCGCAAAGTGGGGGCTTTTTATTTTGTGCAATTTGATCACTTTAATAGGAGAAACAAGCATGCCTTTAAAAGTTACAGTTGTTGGTGTAGGAATGGTGGGCCAACAAATCGTCTCTATTCTGAAGGAGCGTAAATTACCCGTTGAGTGGCCGCCGCGGGTTTGCGCCACGCGAGAACGCGCCGAAATCCTGGCGGGCGACCAATACCTGGTTGAAAAGATCTCGGCGGATAGTTTTAAAGAGGTAAACGTGGTGCTGTTTGCCGGCAAGGAAGGGGCCAAAGGAGCCAGTGTCACCTGGCGGGCGACGGCTGAAAAAGCAGGCGCAATCAGCATAGACAACGGCAAGGATTTCCGCCTGGATGCCGACGTCCCGCTGGTGGTGCCGGAGGTCAATATGGACGCGGTGAAGCCGAAGCACCGTTTCATTGCCAGTCCCAACTGTTCCACCATCCAAATGGTGCTGGCGCTGGCCCCCCTGCACCGGGCCGCCGGTATCAAACGGGTGGTCGTATCCACCTATCAAAGCGTCTCCGGTTGGGGCGTGCGGGCTAACCAGGAGTTGCTCAACCAGACCCCGCCCGCGCTGGAATCGCTGGATAACATCCCCTATGATCCCACCATCCTGGCCCGGCCCATTGCCTTTAACTATATTCCCCACATTGACAAATTCAATAAAAACGGGTATACCGGGGAAGAGATGAAAATGGTGTGGGAAACCCGGAAGATCATGGGGGATGACCGGCTGAAGATAACGGCCACCACGGTGCGGGTGCCGGTGCTGGTGGGACACGGCGAAAGCATTAATATCGAAACCGAGCGTAAACTGCCGGCTGATGAGGCCCGAGAAATTCTTGCCAACTTTCCGGGGGTCATTGTGCTTGATCATCCCCAGCCCCACAACCCTCGACAAGACCCTTTGGAAAGAACTTATCCGGTAGCCCTGGACCTGCGCCAACCGGCCTACCAAGACGCTGTGCTGGTTGGCCGTATCCGTGAAGACCCAACGATTGAGAATGGCCTCAATCTGTGGTGTGTGGCCGACAACCTGCGCAAAGGCGCCGCCTTGAATGTGGTGCAAATCATGGAAGGGCTGCTTGAGCGGGGGCTGCTCAATGAACATTAACGCCTGTCTTTTAAAAACTGCATGCCAATTTTTAGCCAAAGGAGCAAGCCATGAACCCTGAAGCGTTAGCTTTTAACGAACTCAAAAAAAATGAACCGGAATTGAAAAAACGTTACCAAACGTTTCAATCCCAAAACCTGGCCATAGACATGACCCGGGGAAAACCATGCCCTGAGCAATTAGACCTTTCTCTGGGTTTGCTGACCTGCGTAAACGACCAACACTTTCACACAGCCGGCGGCGCCGATTGCCGGAACTACGGCGGCCTGGACGGAATCCCCGAAGCCAAGGCCCTCTTTGCCCAATACCTGGAGGTTGAGCCGGGCGAAATCATTGTGGGGGGCAATGCCAGCCTCAAGATGATGTACGATACCATCATCCGGGCTATGGTCAAAGGAGTAGTGGATAGTGACATCCCCTGGGGGAAACTGCCGGTTGTTAAATTTTTGTGCCCGTGCCCCGGTTATGATCGCCACTTTGCCATTTGCCAGCATCTGGGAATTCAGATGATCCCTATTGCCATGCAGGCAGACGGGCCGGACATGGACGCCGTTGAGGAGATTGCCGCAGCAGATGAAACCGTTAAATGCATCTGGTGCGTGCCCAAGTACAGCAACCCCACCGGCGTTACTTTTTCCAACTCGGTAGTGGAGCGGCTGGCCGGCATGCAAACGGCGGCCAAAGATTTCCGCATTTTCTGGGATAATGCCTACACCGCGCACCATCTAACGGATACACCCGACCGGTTGCGCAACATTCTCACCGCTTGCCGGCAGGCCAAAAACCCGGAGCGAGTGTTCATCTTTGGCTCTACGTCTAAAGTCTCTTTTGCCGGGGCAGGGCTGGCCCTCATGGCCGGGAGCAGAAAAAACATCGAGGCCGTAAAACAAGAGTTGTTTTTCCAAACCATCGGACCGGATAAACTGAACCAACTGCGCCACGTATTGTTTTTTAAGGATATGGCGGGCATCGAAGCCCACATGCAAAAAAATGCCGCCATCTTGAAACCCAAATTCGACGCCGTCCAAACCACGCTGGTCCAAGAACTGGACGGCAAAAATGTAGCGGAGTGGAGCCAACCCCGGGGCGGATATTTTGTCAGCTTTAACACCCCGGATGGCTGCGCCCAAACCGTGGTCAATATGGCAGCCGGAGCGGGCGTCAAGTTTACTCCGGCAGGAGCCACGTTCCCCTATAAAAAGGACCCCCGCGACCGTAATATTCGCATTGCCCCGTCCTTTCCCTCCATCGAGGATATTCGGACGGCAATGGAGGTATTGGCTGTGTGCACGCAATTGGCCAGCATTGATCAGGGGGAGGAAAACAAATAAAAAGAAAGATAGGACCGCAAAGATCGCTTCTTTCTCTTTTAGAGCAGAGTAATGGCCGCTTACTTCAATTACCACAGCCAAATTGCCACAAGCCGGTGGGAACGCCGCAGTTTTATTCACGACTGGTGGCGGCTATACGCCGACGATCCCAAGTGGGCGCCGCCTTATTATCCTCTGCTCCGCCAAGAACTGGAGCCGGGCCGCAATTCCCATCTGGCCAGGCTGGACCCTCTGTTTGTAAAAACTGAAGCCCTGCCCAGGCGGCAAAAAAACTCGCCATATACCTGGAGCGGGGCTATTTTTGAAAGAATGGTTGCGGCAACCATTGTGCTGGGCGACTCCCGGCGGCAGGACCATGCCGCCTATCTGGGCCTGCTGCGCTGCGCCAACGAGGTTGAGAGTTTGGAGCGGTTATTGAAGTATGTGGCCGAAACCTTGGCGGGCAGCGGCTATCGGCGGGTTATTGGCCCTACTGGTCTATCCCCCCACTTGAACAGCGGCCTGCTGCAAGATTACTGGGACCGCCTGCCTCCCCTGCACACAGCCTACGCCCCTCCCTACATGCCCGAAACCGTGGGATTGGTTATGCGCCCCTTGGCCCGCAGTCAGCTCTATCATCTGAATGTGCCGCCGCCCCCCCCCTCTGTGCCCGCGCTGCCGGCCAAACTTTTGCCCCTGGAGCCGCTTCGTCTCGCTACCGACCTGTTGCCGCTGCTGGCCGCGGCCTGTCCTACCTGGGCCAACTTTTCCCCTCCCGATGCCCGGGAAGCCGCCTTTTTACTGCGCCGGGTAAAACCCTGGCCTCTCTCCGGCTGGCTGGCCGAAATAGATGAACAGCCCCCCGGTTTTGTTCTACTGCAACCGGACCTGGCGCCCCGGCTCCGGCTGGCTAAGGGGGGGCGCAACCTGTTGTGGCGAGCCTGGCTGGCCTGGGCCGGCCGCCGGCCGGTGAGCCACGGGCGGGTTCTCTACGGCGCAGTATTGCCAAATTGGCAAGGCCGGGGTATTGGCCGCCAATTACTGCACCAGGCTTTACAAACCGCCCACCAACAAGGCTGGCAAAGTTTAACCTTTGGCCCTTTTCCCACTGCCGCGCTGGGCGGCAAGTTTTTAAAACGTTACGGTGTTCAACCAGGCCAATCCTATATGCTCTACCAATATGAACTATAAACCTCTACCACACCCTCCCAAATTTGCATGTTAAGCCAATACACATAGTATTATGTAACTAATGGGGCCTTTTTACGTTGCCCCTACTCTCCTTAATAATGAGGTTGCTCATGATTGACTCCTCAATTCGGGCCAAACTGGATCAACACCTTGTTGCCGCTTACGCCATCCGTTATCGCACCATCCTGGGCGGGATATTCGAGAGAATGCCGGCCTGGCTGCGCGGCTACAGCGGCTTAAAGTTCCCTACGTTTAACATTTTTCAGCCGCTCTTCCCAACGGCCCTTAATGACGACCTCCTGGCCGATACGGCAGCTTTTTTTTCCTCGCACGAGGTTCTCTACACCATAGAACTGGTGCACGATCGTCTGCCCGAAGGCCCTGATTTTCTTGACCAACGGCGTTACCAATCCCTGCCCCCCCAACCCGCCATGTTTTTGCCAAACTTGCCGGCCAAGAACAATTTATTCTTAAACTTGGATATAAACACAGAACGGGTCCAAACAGTGCCCTCGCTAACTGCCTTTTGTACCTTACAACACCAGGTTTTTGACTTTCCTTTGCCAGACATGGTTAAACTTTTTCCCGTGGCCCATCTTGAAGGACAGGCCAAAAACATTATGCGGCACTATCTGGCCTTTTTAGACGAACAGCCGGTTGGCGCCGGCACCACCATTTGTCTGGAAAACGTGGTCAGCATTTGGAACGTATGCACCAGCGATCAATATCGCGGGCGCGGCGTGGCCACCATCTTGGTGCATAGCATGCTCAAGGATGCGCTTGAGAGCGGCTGTTCCACGGCAATGCTCTATTCTACCCCGCAGGCTTACCATCTCTTCAACAAATTGGGTTTTGAAATCTATACGCAACGCCAGTGGTTTTTACCCCCCGACCTCGACTATCAAGACGATTAAGGGCTTAGGACAGAATTGCACAAATGTGTTCTGAGTTTAACTTAGAGTAGTAGATGAAGGCAATGGCTTCATCTACCCGGTAGAAATTTTCAAAATTGGATTTTAGAACTTATGAACTTATCAAATTTCTTTGGGCGATGGTTCAAAAAAAAATCGGGCCTCGAGGAACTTGCCCGGCGTATCAACCGCGCCGCGGAAAGCATCCTGGAAAATGAACAACTGACCGCAGACCTGGACGATGCCGCCGCCAAAGAGTTGCTTAACTGGGGCATTGCCTGGGCCAAACTCATTGCCCAACGCACCGGCGATTTGGATGACTCTAAGGCCCAAGCCGCAATGTCGCCTCAACTACAGGCGACACGCCGGTTGATGCGAGCGGTCAACAAGTGGGTCGTCAACCAGCAAGAAGGGGATACAGAAGGTAGCGCGGCAGCCCTGGCTCAAATTATTGAACAGGCCAATCTTATTAGCGTAAATTTTTCTGCCCCCAACAACGAACGTGCGGCCTTTATCAGTCAACAAACCGAACATCCCGTACCGCCTCAACAAATGATTGTCAATTTACGCCGGTGGCTTGAAGATTTAAGCGGGATAACGCCTCAAGGAGAACCCAATGACCAAACGTAAAACGTCAGCCGCCTCACGAAGTCAAAATCGAATTATTACCCTGATGATAATTGGCATCCTGTTAATATTTGCCTGCTACTATATATTTACCGGCGTTGACCCCCTGGGCCTATTTACGCCAACTGAGCCAACACCTCCGCCGCCGGCGATGGTCGGCAGCGGCGGCGATTGGTGGCAGGTCTATTTTACCGAGCCGCAGAAAGAACAAACCCTCGACAACCTGGCCGGCTCTATCCCTGAAAAGCTTATCAACCATATCCATAACGCCCAAAAAACCATTCACATCGCCTCGTTTGAGTTTGATCTCACCCCTGTGGCCGACGCCTTGATTGACGCCCATAACCGCGGCGTGGAAGTGCAGTGGGTAACGGATGACGAGTATGGCCTTGAAGCTGACGCCGAAGCAGGGCACGGCCAATTCAAGATGCTCAAAAAAGCCGGGGTAGAAATCAAGGACGACGAGCGTGAAGCCCTGATGCACAACAAATTCTGGATTTTTGACGGCCAGACGGTTTGGACCGGCTCCACCAACATTACCGTAAACGGCAACTTCCGCAATAACAACAACGTTTTGGTGATTGACTCGCCGGAAGTGGCCGCCATTTTTGAGCGCGAGTTTGACGAGATGTGGGCCGGAGAATTTGGGCCAACTTCCCCCTCAACCGTGAAAAACCAGACCGTGGTGATTGGCGGCACGCCCATCCGCATCTTTTTTGCGGCTGAAGACGAGGCCATCAGCCACCTTATCCCGCTAGTTGAAAATGCGCAAAAAAACATCCGCTTTATGGCCTTTTCCTTTACGCACGATGCATTGGGAGATGCGCTGCTGGATAAAGCCAAAACCGGGATAGACGTGAAAGGGATTTTTGAAACGCGGGGCAGCGAGACCGAGTACAGTGAAATGCCCAAGCTCTATTGCGCCGGCGTGCCGGTGCGCCAGGATGGCAATCCCCGCACTTTTCACCACAAAGTTTTTATTATTGACGACCAGTTGGTGGTCACCGGCTCGCTGAATTTTTCAGAAAATGCCGACGAAAGCAACGACGAAAACGTGGTAGTGGTCACCAATAGCGATATTGCCGCCCAATATCTGCAAGAATTTGAACGCCGCTGGATTGAAGCAACCGAGCCGGAGGCCGGGGAGATGAGTTGCAGATAACCTATCCCCCCACCAATCGCCGGAACATTGGCCAGGAAAACCTCTTTAGCAAGCAAAGGCCCGGAAAGGAGTAGTAATCAATTGTGCCACCTGAGCGCCTTTCTTTCCTTTCATTAGGGTTGGGGAATGTAGATTTTTGGGTTCATCGGATCGTTATTATCCACAATTAGATCTGCGCGTTCCCCTGGTTGGCAACTTTGCAAGTAGAGGCGTTGTCCCGGCACGTAACGCTGCCAATATCGCGCCTGCACCGCCTCGGCCGAGCCAAAGCGCACTTGATCACGGGTAGCAGCGCGCTCCACCGCCACGGTAAATTCCACTTCTACAAATATTTTGTAATCCCAATAGTGATACAATTCCGGACACAGCAGAAAAACGCCATCAAAAAGCAGGATTGAGTGAGGGTGAGCGGAACATACCGGGGAGAGAATAGAAACGTCTGTGTCAAAATCAAATACCGCTGTTTGATATTGCCAATTTCCATCAGGGCCAAGCGGCGTAAGCAAGAGTGTTTTGACCGCTTCATAATCAAAGGTGTCGTAATAATATCCTTCGGGCGAGGTGGAACCACGTTGATGGCGGATGCGGCGAGGATGGTGAAATCCGTCAAGGGAAGCCCGAATAACGGGGCGATGACGTTTGCGCAAGGGTTGGCTTAACTCGTTTGCCAGGCTGGTTTTGCCGGCAGCATCTACGCCGTCAATAGCCACCCGGATGGGGTGAGGTTGTTTGATGGCAATAAGTTGATCGGCCAGTGTTTGGAGGAGTTGGGATCGAACCACAGGCGTGCCCTATTTTTAGCCCACAAGCTTCGGCAAAGTTTCAGCCAGATTTTCAAGGAGGTGTAACCGGGGTCAAAAAGATCAGGTGGCAAACATCAGTAAAATGAGCATCCCCAGCCCGCCTAACGCCGTTACGGAGAGAGAGCCAAAAATAATAACGGCCAGCACATTGATTTCTTCGCCCTCTTCGTTATCTTTCACCTGCGGTGGGTTTGT encodes:
- a CDS encoding DUF2461 domain-containing protein, with product MTGNAYITPELFTFFRELRENNHRAWFQANKSRYEAQVREPLLQFITDFGLRLAEISPYYVADARRVGGSLFRIYRDIRFAKDKTPYKTAAGIQFRHESGKDVHAPGFYLHLEPDNVFAGAGIWQPDLSTLNQIRDAIVADPAGWRQIMSDEAFQSTYSLEGEILKRPPKGYDPDHPLIEYLKRKDFVAGRPFSETEACAPDFMDRFAEGCRIAAPFTAFLTRAVGLPW
- a CDS encoding aminotransferase class I/II-fold pyridoxal phosphate-dependent enzyme, with amino-acid sequence MNPEALAFNELKKNEPELKKRYQTFQSQNLAIDMTRGKPCPEQLDLSLGLLTCVNDQHFHTAGGADCRNYGGLDGIPEAKALFAQYLEVEPGEIIVGGNASLKMMYDTIIRAMVKGVVDSDIPWGKLPVVKFLCPCPGYDRHFAICQHLGIQMIPIAMQADGPDMDAVEEIAAADETVKCIWCVPKYSNPTGVTFSNSVVERLAGMQTAAKDFRIFWDNAYTAHHLTDTPDRLRNILTACRQAKNPERVFIFGSTSKVSFAGAGLALMAGSRKNIEAVKQELFFQTIGPDKLNQLRHVLFFKDMAGIEAHMQKNAAILKPKFDAVQTTLVQELDGKNVAEWSQPRGGYFVSFNTPDGCAQTVVNMAAGAGVKFTPAGATFPYKKDPRDRNIRIAPSFPSIEDIRTAMEVLAVCTQLASIDQGEENK
- a CDS encoding uridine kinase encodes the protein MAIKQPHPIRVAIDGVDAAGKTSLANELSQPLRKRHRPVIRASLDGFHHPRRIRHQRGSTSPEGYYYDTFDYEAVKTLLLTPLGPDGNWQYQTAVFDFDTDVSILSPVCSAHPHSILLFDGVFLLCPELYHYWDYKIFVEVEFTVAVERAATRDQVRFGSAEAVQARYWQRYVPGQRLYLQSCQPGERADLIVDNNDPMNPKIYIPQP
- a CDS encoding aspartate-semialdehyde dehydrogenase is translated as MPLKVTVVGVGMVGQQIVSILKERKLPVEWPPRVCATRERAEILAGDQYLVEKISADSFKEVNVVLFAGKEGAKGASVTWRATAEKAGAISIDNGKDFRLDADVPLVVPEVNMDAVKPKHRFIASPNCSTIQMVLALAPLHRAAGIKRVVVSTYQSVSGWGVRANQELLNQTPPALESLDNIPYDPTILARPIAFNYIPHIDKFNKNGYTGEEMKMVWETRKIMGDDRLKITATTVRVPVLVGHGESINIETERKLPADEAREILANFPGVIVLDHPQPHNPRQDPLERTYPVALDLRQPAYQDAVLVGRIREDPTIENGLNLWCVADNLRKGAALNVVQIMEGLLERGLLNEH
- a CDS encoding GNAT family N-acetyltransferase, producing MAAYFNYHSQIATSRWERRSFIHDWWRLYADDPKWAPPYYPLLRQELEPGRNSHLARLDPLFVKTEALPRRQKNSPYTWSGAIFERMVAATIVLGDSRRQDHAAYLGLLRCANEVESLERLLKYVAETLAGSGYRRVIGPTGLSPHLNSGLLQDYWDRLPPLHTAYAPPYMPETVGLVMRPLARSQLYHLNVPPPPPSVPALPAKLLPLEPLRLATDLLPLLAAACPTWANFSPPDAREAAFLLRRVKPWPLSGWLAEIDEQPPGFVLLQPDLAPRLRLAKGGRNLLWRAWLAWAGRRPVSHGRVLYGAVLPNWQGRGIGRQLLHQALQTAHQQGWQSLTFGPFPTAALGGKFLKRYGVQPGQSYMLYQYEL
- a CDS encoding threonine--tRNA ligase codes for the protein MKLNEREKDRLYKLRHSLSHVMAQAVLEMFPMGKIAIGPPIEDGFYYDFDLPRPLTPEDLQNIEKRMRNIIKQKHIFHRRELSAAEAKELFADQPYKIELIEGLEAGGVDEYGESTNEPPIISTYKHDTFEDLCKGPHVDNLGVINPKAFKLLKTAGAYWRGDEKREQLQRIYGTAWESREELEAYLHRLAEAEKRDHRRLGQELDLFSTEADMLGGGLVLWHPKGGLMRHLAEEFCKEEHLAHNYDLVYSPHIGKSTLWETSGHLDFYQESMYAPLDIEGQEYYLKPMNCPFHILMYKDRLRSYRDLPMRMAEWGTVYRFERSGVLHGLLRVRGFTQDDAHHFVQPNKMPEEIDFVLNFCLHILRSFGFTDFQAYLSTRPEGDKAVGDPAQWRDAEQALEDALKRVGIPYDIDPGGGAFYGPKIDLKIKDALGREWQLSTIQFDFNLPERFDMTYIGEDGQAHRPYMVHRALLGSMERFFGVLIEHYGGAFPVWLSPVQAVLIPIADRHVTYCDEVTRRLKTAGLRVDVDAGSERMGNKIRLAQRQKIPYMLVVGDKEQEAKQVSVRLRSGEDLGPQDIAAFERMALEAVKNKT
- a CDS encoding GNAT family N-acetyltransferase; this encodes MIDSSIRAKLDQHLVAAYAIRYRTILGGIFERMPAWLRGYSGLKFPTFNIFQPLFPTALNDDLLADTAAFFSSHEVLYTIELVHDRLPEGPDFLDQRRYQSLPPQPAMFLPNLPAKNNLFLNLDINTERVQTVPSLTAFCTLQHQVFDFPLPDMVKLFPVAHLEGQAKNIMRHYLAFLDEQPVGAGTTICLENVVSIWNVCTSDQYRGRGVATILVHSMLKDALESGCSTAMLYSTPQAYHLFNKLGFEIYTQRQWFLPPDLDYQDD